Within Oligoflexus sp., the genomic segment TAAGAAGGGCCACGCCCATGACGCTGGCCAGAAGATGCGAGATCTCGATGGAGGCCAGCGGCAGCACGGACTCGATGCTATGCAGACGGGACCAGTTTTCGGGCGTGGCTCCCGAAACCAGCAGAACCAAACCCGAAAGAAAAGTATAAAAAGCAAAGAGACTGGGAGCCACAGCCGAAAACCAGGGTTGACCCAGTCGAGCAAAGCGACGAAATCCGGTGGACATGCGGCTGAGTTCAAGTCCGAGGAGCATGATGATTCCGGGTATCAGGGGCAACAGATAGTAGATCGCACGATACACCAGAAGAGCCCCCAGGACCGTCCCGGCATCAGCCTGGTTTTTGAGCGCCAAGACAAAAATACTCTCGATAACACCGAGTCCGGCCGGGATGTGGCTGATGCTTCCAGCGGTGATAGCCACAATATAGATTCCCAAAAACTCGCCATAAGACAGGCCGGTCACGGGAAAAAGAACCGCGTAAAGAACCCCGCTGGTCGTGAGCCAATCTGCGAGCGCCAGTCCCAGTTGAATGAGGGCCAGTCGCGGAGTGGGAAGCGTGACTTCATGAGTTCGAATGATCAGCGGCGCACGAAATCGCAGAACAGCCAGGAAGTATAAGACGACGAGAAGGAGAAAGACGCCTCCCACAATGTGATAAAGGGCAGGTGGCAACGCTCCCAGAAGATGAGTCTCTGGCGGCATCCCGATAAAGACCACCGACCCCAGGATCCCCAAACCTATCCAGTAGGTGACGATTCCAAAAAGCGCCGCTTTCGTTATCGCGATCGCGTTAAGTCCCCAGGCGGCATAGATATGAAAGCGCAGAGCTGTGCCGCTGACTTCGGCAAAACCGAGATTATGACTGAAGACATAGGCGATGAACGAGGCGACAGCTGATTTGCGGTAGGGCAACGAATAGCCCGCATAGCGAAGACCAAAAAAATCGTACCAGGTCAGCACAAAGTAACTCAACACTGTCAACAGGCAGGACAATGCCACAAATCTAACCGGGATGCGCCTGGCTTCCTGAAGCACGGTGTATGGCGGGGTTGTGCTTAATTCACGGGAAAGGACATGCAGAGCAAGTCCAAGCAGAACAACCACGACAGCGGCTGTCGCAAGACGCATAAAAAACCGAATCTTCCCCGTAGGGGAAGCCGAAGCCGGCTGCACTGGATCACTGGGGATGCTTGCGCTCATGTTACACTCTCGATTTCATCCTGAATCATGCGGCTTATTTCAGGTGCATTATGACGAAATATATGAGATCCCGGCACAAGCCGACAGTTCAGCCACCAGCTCGCATTGGGATCCTTTTCACCGGCGATGCAAAGGACAGGCAACTGAGGACCGATGCTCTTCAACTCCGGCTCCAGAGCCAGCGCGTTCGAACTGTAAGAATTACAGATCACATCGCGAAGACGCAGGTGAAAATCTGCATGACGCGCAGGACCTAAAAGGACAAGACACTTCGTACGATTCCGCCAGGCAGGATGAAGGCGAGCGGTCACGAAAGGCAGAACGTCCGCACCTTGCGAATAGCCGATCATGACCAAAGACTCATCCCTCCATAAGGGCATCCAGATCTGCAGTTGCGATTGTATGACCGCTGTGAGTTCCTCGGGACTCCGGGCTCGCCACAGGAAATATCGAAGCGTATTCATTCCGAGCACATCAAAGCCTTGTGAATTAAGCTCCGCAATAAGCCTTTTATCAAACATGACCCAACCCCCTGCACCCGACAGGAACAGTATGAGCGTTTTGCGGTGTCGATACGAAGATCGCTTGGGAAGAAAGACTGAGCGGTTGAACCACGACAGCAGTATTCAGCTTAGGAGAATAAGGAGAACAATGCTTCGAATGATCATGGCATCGGCTTTGCAGTCTGATGGTTCCCAGGATCCTGGGTCGCGCAGCTATGATGCCAGATCACGATGGATTCCAATAGAGAGGCATTATCACCCAATCACAGGTTC encodes:
- a CDS encoding AcvB/VirJ family lysyl-phosphatidylglycerol hydrolase; this translates as MLLSWFNRSVFLPKRSSYRHRKTLILFLSGAGGWVMFDKRLIAELNSQGFDVLGMNTLRYFLWRARSPEELTAVIQSQLQIWMPLWRDESLVMIGYSQGADVLPFVTARLHPAWRNRTKCLVLLGPARHADFHLRLRDVICNSYSSNALALEPELKSIGPQLPVLCIAGEKDPNASWWLNCRLVPGSHIFRHNAPEISRMIQDEIESVT